The genomic region GGGAGGCCGATCCGATCCTGGCCGGCGGCGAGCCCATGCAGGATCGCCGACTGGACCAGCTGGATCAGCGTGAGGGGGATCCCGCCGCTCATCCGAACGGCCAAATCAATCGCCTCCGGATCGATGAGATAGGGCTCCACCCGGCGCTCCACGATCTCCCGCATCACCTGGTGCCCTTCAGGCCGCAGCTGGCCATGGCGATCGTAGACCATCACGTTGGGGACGATGAACCGCTCGCTGAAGTGGCTGCGGATCTGAAGGAACTCGCGGGCATAACGCAGGGCGATGGGGAAGGTGAACAGGATATGCGCGCGCAGCTCCGCCAGCAGGGCGGCATGGTTCAGGAAAAGCCCCATGGCCCGCTCGAAAGAGAGCTTATCCAGATCCTCCACCACCACCAGGACAGGTCGGCGGGCGTTGGAGCGGATTTCCTCGATCAGCCGGTTGGTTCGGGAGACCAGCTCGAAGAGCCGCAGCTCCGCCCGTTCCCGGACCATCCGCCGGGTGCTGCTCTCGGTCTTGACCCGCCCTTCAAGCTTCAGGGCCAGGAGGTTGAGGGCCGCTTCGGCGGAGGTTTCGCGTGAGGGGCTGACCATCTCCTCCTCCACAATCTCGTGGGTCAACCAGCGGTAAAGGTCCTCCAGCATTCCCACCCCTACCAGGCCCCGCTTGCGGCCTTTCAGGATGCGTTCATCGGTGGCCTGCTGGAGCAGGCGCAGGGCGATGGCCAGGATGAGATCCACATAGGTAAGGTCCGTGAGGTTCAGGATCTCCAGAACCGAGAAGTGCACAATGAAGAAGCGCCCCTTCAGAAGGCCTGTCAGGCGGTTGAGCTCGGTGCTCTTGCCGCTCCCCCGGTGGCCGGAGAAGAGCACCTTCACCGGCTCGTCCATCGCCTCCAGATAGGCCTTCAGCTCCTGGGTGGGGACGTCGGGGCGCTCCACGTAATATGCGGCCAGGGCCCGCCCGGATAACGGAACCCGGGGATCGAAGAGATTCAACGCCTCTTTCAATGTGCGCGCACGAACCGCCATAGGCCCTCCCAGAGGATGATCATGCCATGCAGACAGCCGAACGGGCGATCCCTCCTTCCTGTGGCCCGCTGAGCCGCAGGAAGAAAAAGCGCTACTGGGCGAGGAAGATCTCCGTGCCGCAATAGGGGCAGCGGATCACCCCTCTCCCGGCCAGCTCCAGCGCCCCACCGCAGTTGGGACATTTGCCGGCGTCCCGCAAAGCCGCCGCCTCGACCGAATATAGCAAGCCCTCCGACCAGTTGATGTATCCGGAGAAAAGCCCCATGTGCACCAGATCGTAGATCCACGCCCGCACCTGATCCCGGGTCGCCCGCAGCTCTAAGGCGATGTCTGAAAGCGCGACTTTCCCCCGCGCCTGGATCATCCCCAGAAGCCGGCGCTGCTTCTCGGCCACCTCCGCCTCCCGGGCCTCCACGCCTCCCCGCCGCCATAAATAGATCCCCGCAATGAGCAGAGGCGAGAACACCAGAAAGATCAGGAAAGCCCCCAGCGCGAAGCCTCCAGGCGTCAGCTCCGCCCGAACCCGCTGGATGGCCAGGAAGCCGAGGAAGGCCATCTCCAGGAAGACGCTGGCGCCGATCATCAGGATCCCAAGGGTCTGCATGGTGCGTGGATGCATGCGGCTTCCCCCTTTCGGATGAAAATCGATAGTCGATGGATGGCTCCGCCATCCGCCCGCCACGGATTATCCGAACCCGCTCCGGCCCCCTCCGCCACCCCCGCCGCCGAAGCTCCCGCCGCCGCTCCAGCGCCCGCCGCCTCCCCGATCCGAAGGCGGACGGCTGACAAACGTATCCGCGGCGACGTTGAGCATGCTCGTCAGGCTCTCGGCAAAGGCGTTCAAACCGCCGGTCAGGGCGCTCGCCGCATCGTCCAGCGAGGGAACCCCCAGCCCCCCCGGAGCGGGAGCGGGCGCGGCATGGCCCGGGATCCTCCCCGGCGCGGAAGCGGAGCGCGGATCGATCCACGGACGATACCATGGCGGCGGCGGAAGATCGGGGGCCAGCTCCTGCCACTGCCGCAGGAACCGACGCTCCAACCCGAAAGCGATCGCATAAGGAATATAGGCTTCCAGCCGCGCCCGCGCCTCCTCCGGCGCCATCTGCTGAAGCCGGCGCAATCCCTGAGCGAAGGCCCGCCAGCGGGCGGCCAGCTCCGCGCCTTTCCGGGTTTTCCGGGGCATGTGGGGAGCGATCAGCAACCACGCGAGGGCCGTTCCCCCCAACCCCACGACGACCGCCCACATCCCCCAGAGCCCATGGCCGCTCCAGTTTCCCGCGGCGATGCCCGCCAGCACCGCCAGGGCGCCGAACGCGAAGGCCAGGAACTGATAGCCGCCCCGCACCCGATCGGGGCGGCCGGCAAACCAGCCCGCCTGGGCGACCGCCCGATATAGCGCCGCTTCGATCTCCGGCAGGCGATCGGCGAAGCGATAGCGAAGCTCCCCCATACGGCGGACCGAGTTTCCGTTGAAAAGGGCGCGCAGCAAAACCACCTCAAAGGGCCGCAGATCCCTTTCCTGTCCGGTCCGCCGAAGGACGAAATCCCGGCGAAAGCCTTCGCGGACCTCCTCGATCGTCAACACCCCTCGCCGGGCCAGATCCACCACCGTCGCCATGATGTCCCGCAGATCCGCCCGCTCGTCCAGCAGCACGCCCACCATCGCCGGGGGATCGGCAGAAGGTGGCTCGGCGAGCGAATCTGGCACGATCCCGACATAAGGATCCCGCCCCCGCGCTGCCCACAGCGTTAGGGCCAGGGCCGGCCCGCCGATCAGCAGCAGCACCCCCAGGGCCAGCAGTCCCAGGTTATACAGGGGCAGGCGGTCCTCCTGGACCTGCCAGGCCGGGGGCTCGGGGGGCAGGATGCCATGGGGGAACTGGACCCGGATCTCGAAGGACTCATCCGGCTGGAGAGGGCGTCGGGCCTGGAAGCGCACAGTCCGACCCCCTTCCAGGATCTCCCCATCCGCCGGGCCATAGGCGGCGACCTGCTGGGCCGGCGCCCCGGGGGGCAGGATCACCGTGACCGTGCTATGGCGGATCTCATATGCATGCTCAGCGGGAAGTGGATTCCACCACAGCTGATCCCCCTCCGGATATCGCCGGATCGCGCCCCGGACCTGATAGCGCAGATGGAACGTCCGGACCGCGTTTGTGGTGGGCGGGAAAAACCACCGCACGGTGATCCCCTCGCGGCTTTCCTCCACCTCATAGGTGAACGGCTGGCCGGAAGACGCACGGCGATAGATCGCCTCATCCTCCCGGAGATCCAGGATGGTGATCCCCTCCGTGCGCCGGAGGGGGATCTCCCGGAACCCCCGGCGGAACGTCCCGTTGAAACGGATCGTTTGATGCTCGGTGATCTCCATCGTGCCGTCCAAGTGCACGCGGATCTCCACATCGAAGCGCTCCGCGACGGCCGCGGCAGATTGGGCTTGGAGAGCCGGTGCAAAGCCACCCCAGAGGCCGAGCCCGAGGAACAGCGCGATGCTCCATCGGATCCATCGCTTCGTGCTCTTCATGGGAGGTCCTCACGCCATCGTTGATCCCAATGGGTATTTGGGCGAAGAGGTCATCGTGCCCCCGGATTGGAGTCGACCGCATGGGTTAGGTCTGAAGGGACCATTCCGGCTTGATTGTAACCGGAGTCGGGGATTTCGGGTGGCTCTTCCCCGCAACCCGTGTCATGACGGACATCCCGACGGCATCTAAACCAAAACGGTCACGGGGAGAAGAGATGGCCGTAGAGGTCGCGCAACAGGTGAAACCTAAATT from Thermoflexus sp. harbors:
- a CDS encoding AAA family ATPase; translated protein: MAVRARTLKEALNLFDPRVPLSGRALAAYYVERPDVPTQELKAYLEAMDEPVKVLFSGHRGSGKSTELNRLTGLLKGRFFIVHFSVLEILNLTDLTYVDLILAIALRLLQQATDERILKGRKRGLVGVGMLEDLYRWLTHEIVEEEMVSPSRETSAEAALNLLALKLEGRVKTESSTRRMVRERAELRLFELVSRTNRLIEEIRSNARRPVLVVVEDLDKLSFERAMGLFLNHAALLAELRAHILFTFPIALRYAREFLQIRSHFSERFIVPNVMVYDRHGQLRPEGHQVMREIVERRVEPYLIDPEAIDLAVRMSGGIPLTLIQLVQSAILHGLAAGQDRIGLPEMRNAVIQLQNDYRGTLRPEDYGELLRYHRTRTFINNERTREFLANLSLLEYSDGEPWCDVHPILLPLLGEQ
- a CDS encoding DUF2207 domain-containing protein, which produces MKSTKRWIRWSIALFLGLGLWGGFAPALQAQSAAAVAERFDVEIRVHLDGTMEITEHQTIRFNGTFRRGFREIPLRRTEGITILDLREDEAIYRRASSGQPFTYEVEESREGITVRWFFPPTTNAVRTFHLRYQVRGAIRRYPEGDQLWWNPLPAEHAYEIRHSTVTVILPPGAPAQQVAAYGPADGEILEGGRTVRFQARRPLQPDESFEIRVQFPHGILPPEPPAWQVQEDRLPLYNLGLLALGVLLLIGGPALALTLWAARGRDPYVGIVPDSLAEPPSADPPAMVGVLLDERADLRDIMATVVDLARRGVLTIEEVREGFRRDFVLRRTGQERDLRPFEVVLLRALFNGNSVRRMGELRYRFADRLPEIEAALYRAVAQAGWFAGRPDRVRGGYQFLAFAFGALAVLAGIAAGNWSGHGLWGMWAVVVGLGGTALAWLLIAPHMPRKTRKGAELAARWRAFAQGLRRLQQMAPEEARARLEAYIPYAIAFGLERRFLRQWQELAPDLPPPPWYRPWIDPRSASAPGRIPGHAAPAPAPGGLGVPSLDDAASALTGGLNAFAESLTSMLNVAADTFVSRPPSDRGGGGRWSGGGSFGGGGGGGGRSGFG